From a single Micromonospora pallida genomic region:
- a CDS encoding HAD family hydrolase — protein sequence MVSVVVFDADETLLNLRPAVTSSLLAVLAEMRRLSPAAAALSLADLEADCAAVWAADCTLPVEVIRRLGLVRSLARVGLDAEIDRVLDLFFAHRFALTRPFPDVLPALADLRRHFVLGYATNGNSRTERCGLAGEFTFELYAHENGLPKKPAPEFYAVVVAAAGVPASEVLYVGDNLDHDVVAAQAAGLRTVWVNRTGAQCRADVQPDAEVSTLAELLGVIDRSVRQPL from the coding sequence ATGGTGAGTGTGGTCGTGTTCGACGCGGACGAGACGCTGCTAAATCTGCGGCCGGCGGTGACCAGCAGTCTGTTGGCCGTACTGGCGGAGATGCGGCGGCTGAGCCCGGCGGCGGCCGCGCTTTCGCTCGCGGACCTGGAGGCGGACTGCGCGGCGGTCTGGGCCGCGGACTGCACCCTGCCGGTGGAGGTGATCCGCCGGCTCGGGTTGGTCCGGTCGCTGGCGCGGGTCGGTCTGGACGCCGAGATCGACCGCGTCCTCGACCTGTTCTTCGCCCACCGGTTCGCCCTGACCAGGCCGTTCCCGGACGTGCTCCCGGCGCTGGCCGACCTGCGCCGGCACTTCGTGCTCGGCTACGCCACAAACGGCAACAGCCGGACCGAACGCTGCGGCCTCGCCGGGGAGTTCACCTTCGAGTTGTACGCCCACGAGAACGGGCTGCCGAAGAAACCCGCACCCGAGTTCTATGCGGTGGTGGTGGCGGCGGCCGGCGTTCCCGCCTCGGAGGTGCTCTACGTCGGGGACAACCTCGACCACGACGTGGTGGCGGCGCAGGCGGCGGGCCTGCGTACGGTCTGGGTGAACCGGACTGGAGCACAGTGCCGGGCCGATGTGCAACCGGACGCCGAGGTATCCACTTTGGCCGAACTGCTCGGCGTCATCGACCGGTCGGTGCGACAACCCCTGTGA
- a CDS encoding DUF559 domain-containing protein, with translation MSPSPHRPEALAWQIFRGSDTVRRGLLTRHQLRSRAWMRLGHDVYADARLPRDHGLTCRAAALFLPAGAMIAGPSAAYLHGVEHAATFESDVHVLTLHPTRMESRKGIQVHTTGLATELTGTGSTDGRGAKAAAGTGSADERFRAPVAAGIGVVPRSRPEWAAWETAAWLDLVRAVGIVDTMLALGLITRAALVDLAGRLRCRPGGRRATHVFDLVDPGAQSPPESHLRVRLVLAGLPRPVTQHPVRVSSGLVLHPDLAWPEFRVAVEYDGQWHADPEQLHRDRRRLNQLVNAGWLVLHVTGRRLRHDFPAVLREIRTALAARGWRG, from the coding sequence GTGTCGCCCTCACCGCACCGACCCGAAGCTCTCGCCTGGCAGATCTTCCGCGGTTCGGACACCGTCCGCCGAGGTCTGCTCACCCGGCACCAGCTCCGCAGTCGAGCGTGGATGCGGCTGGGTCACGACGTCTACGCCGACGCCAGGTTGCCGCGGGATCACGGTCTGACCTGCCGGGCCGCTGCGCTGTTTCTGCCGGCAGGAGCGATGATCGCCGGGCCGTCCGCCGCCTACCTGCACGGTGTCGAGCACGCGGCGACCTTCGAGAGCGACGTGCACGTGCTGACCCTGCATCCAACGCGCATGGAGTCGAGGAAGGGCATCCAGGTGCATACGACCGGCCTGGCAACGGAGCTGACGGGGACGGGATCCACCGACGGGCGGGGAGCGAAAGCGGCAGCGGGGACGGGATCGGCCGACGAGCGGTTCAGAGCGCCGGTGGCAGCGGGGATCGGGGTGGTGCCAAGGAGCCGGCCGGAGTGGGCGGCGTGGGAGACGGCGGCGTGGCTCGACCTCGTCCGCGCGGTCGGGATCGTGGACACGATGCTGGCACTGGGTCTGATCACGCGGGCGGCGCTCGTCGACCTTGCCGGGCGGCTCCGCTGTCGCCCGGGCGGCAGACGGGCGACGCACGTATTCGACCTGGTCGATCCGGGGGCGCAGTCGCCGCCCGAGTCGCACCTGCGGGTCCGGCTGGTGCTGGCCGGGCTGCCCCGCCCGGTGACCCAGCATCCGGTCCGGGTGTCCTCCGGGCTGGTCCTGCATCCGGATCTGGCCTGGCCGGAGTTCCGGGTCGCGGTCGAGTACGACGGCCAGTGGCACGCCGACCCGGAGCAGTTGCACCGCGATCGTCGCCGGCTCAACCAGCTCGTCAACGCTGGCTGGCTGGTGTTGCACGTGACCGGTCGGCGGCTACGCCACGATTTTCCGGCGGTGCTACGGGAGATCCGCACCGCGCTGGCCGCCCGTGGCTGGCGGGGGTGA
- a CDS encoding class II fumarate hydratase gives MTNPETAGYRIERDSMGEVEVPADALWRAQTQRAVQNFPISGRGIESAQIRALAQIKGAAAQVNAELGVLDPEVAAAIATAAAHVADGGYDDQFPVDVFQTGSGTSSNMNTNEVIATLAGRELGRGVHPNDDVNASQSSNDVFPSSIHLAATQAVAHDLLPALIHLAEALEAKAAEFETVVKAGRTHLMDATPVTLGQEFGGYAAQIRYGVERLEAALPRLAELPLGGTAVGTGINTPLGFAGRVIEKLRESTGLPVTEARNHFEAQGARDALVETSGQLRTVAVGFYKIANDVRWMGSGPRAGLRELRIPDLQPGSSIMPGKVNPVVAEAVRQVCAQVIGNDATVAFAGSQGDFELNVMLPVMARNLLESIRLLAASSRLFADRCVAGLAANADVCLAYAEGSPSIVTPLNRYLGYDEAASIAKEALAKEISIREVVLARGHVDSGKLNADQLDEALDVLRMTHP, from the coding sequence GTGACGAATCCAGAGACAGCGGGCTACCGGATTGAACGCGACTCGATGGGTGAGGTGGAGGTGCCCGCCGACGCGCTGTGGCGGGCGCAGACCCAGCGTGCCGTGCAGAACTTCCCGATCTCGGGTCGGGGCATCGAGTCCGCCCAGATTCGCGCGTTGGCCCAGATCAAGGGCGCGGCGGCCCAGGTCAACGCCGAGTTGGGTGTGCTCGATCCCGAGGTGGCCGCCGCGATCGCGACCGCTGCCGCGCACGTTGCCGACGGCGGTTACGACGACCAGTTCCCGGTCGACGTTTTCCAGACCGGCTCGGGCACGTCGTCCAACATGAACACCAACGAGGTGATCGCCACCCTGGCCGGCCGTGAGCTGGGCCGGGGCGTGCACCCGAACGACGACGTCAACGCCTCGCAGTCCAGCAACGACGTCTTCCCGTCCTCGATCCACCTGGCCGCCACCCAGGCGGTCGCGCACGACCTGCTGCCCGCGCTGATCCATCTGGCCGAGGCGCTGGAGGCCAAGGCCGCCGAGTTCGAGACCGTGGTCAAGGCCGGACGGACCCACCTGATGGATGCCACGCCGGTCACCCTGGGCCAGGAGTTCGGCGGGTACGCCGCGCAGATCCGGTACGGCGTCGAGCGGTTGGAGGCGGCCCTGCCTCGGCTGGCCGAACTGCCGCTGGGTGGCACCGCCGTGGGCACCGGCATCAACACCCCGCTCGGCTTCGCCGGCCGGGTGATCGAGAAGCTGCGCGAGTCGACCGGCCTGCCGGTGACCGAGGCCCGCAACCACTTCGAGGCGCAGGGTGCGCGGGACGCGCTGGTGGAGACGTCCGGTCAGCTCCGTACCGTCGCGGTCGGCTTCTACAAGATCGCGAACGACGTACGGTGGATGGGCTCCGGTCCCCGCGCCGGCCTGCGTGAGCTGCGCATCCCCGACCTCCAGCCCGGCTCGTCGATCATGCCCGGCAAGGTGAACCCGGTGGTCGCCGAGGCGGTCCGGCAGGTCTGTGCCCAGGTGATCGGCAACGACGCCACGGTCGCCTTCGCTGGCTCCCAGGGCGACTTCGAGCTGAACGTGATGCTCCCGGTGATGGCCCGCAACCTGCTGGAGTCGATCCGGCTGCTGGCCGCGTCGAGCCGCCTCTTCGCCGACCGCTGTGTGGCCGGCCTCGCCGCGAACGCCGACGTCTGTCTGGCGTACGCGGAGGGCTCGCCGTCGATCGTCACCCCGCTCAACCGCTACCTCGGCTACGACGAGGCCGCCTCGATCGCCAAGGAGGCGCTGGCCAAGGAGATCTCCATCCGTGAGGTGGTGCTCGCCCGGGGCCACGTGGACAGCGGCAAGCTCAACGCCGACCAGCTCGACGAGGCGTTGGACGTGCTCAGGATGACCCATCCCTGA
- a CDS encoding HNH endonuclease, translating into MNAVLVLNADLGPLHRVPVQHAIRMLMRRVAEIHEAEPDRHLGVFPMPRVLRLVRYVVTRWRYRSGPGWSKSGVLRRDGYRCAYCPSTATTVDHILPRSRGGRNSWKNTIGACYACNQRKGDLTPAEAGMELRFPPSVPTWSGMVQR; encoded by the coding sequence GTGAACGCCGTGCTCGTGCTCAACGCCGACCTGGGACCACTGCACCGGGTCCCCGTCCAACACGCGATCCGGATGCTGATGCGCCGGGTCGCCGAGATCCACGAAGCCGAGCCGGACCGGCACCTCGGCGTCTTCCCGATGCCGCGCGTCCTGCGCCTGGTCCGGTACGTCGTCACCAGGTGGCGGTACCGCAGCGGTCCCGGCTGGTCCAAGTCCGGCGTGCTGCGCCGCGACGGCTACCGGTGCGCGTACTGCCCGTCGACGGCCACCACCGTCGACCACATCCTGCCCCGCTCGCGGGGCGGCCGGAACAGCTGGAAGAACACGATCGGCGCGTGCTACGCCTGCAACCAGCGCAAGGGTGACCTGACCCCCGCCGAGGCGGGGATGGAACTGCGGTTCCCGCCGTCGGTGCCCACCTGGTCGGGCATGGTGCAGCGCTGA
- the cysS gene encoding cysteine--tRNA ligase: MTLRLYDTATRTVRDFVPREAGKVGVYLCGLTLQAPPHIGHLRSGVNYDVLRRWLLAKGFEVTFIRNLTDIDDKLLVKSCEQDRPFWSIAYENEVVLAAAYRTLNVLPPTYEPRATGHVPEMHELIATLIEKGHAYPAPDGSGDVYFDVASWPTYGELSGQSPDDMQSAGDAPDRGKRDPRDFALWKGAKPDEPADAYWPSPWGRGRPGWHIECSAMCWRYLGAEFDIHGGGLDLTFPHHENEIAQSKAAGLPFARFWVHHGLLSLGGAKMGKSLGNALDLAYVESLGVRPVELRYYFASAHYRSRIDYTEDALRESATAYRRIEGFVQRAAERVGAGVSGELPAAFTAAMDDDLNTSAALAVLHDVLRDGNTALAGGDDVTVRTTLAAVRAMLDILGVDPLDDAWTDGGRDDDLRGVVDALIALALEQRAQARSRKDWAAADAVRDQLKQAGVVVEDTPQGPRWTIGEQD; encoded by the coding sequence GTGACGCTACGCCTGTATGACACCGCCACCCGAACGGTCCGGGACTTCGTCCCCCGGGAAGCCGGCAAGGTCGGGGTCTACCTGTGTGGTCTCACCCTCCAGGCACCTCCGCATATCGGTCATCTTCGCTCCGGCGTCAACTACGACGTGTTGCGTCGCTGGCTGCTGGCGAAGGGCTTCGAGGTCACCTTCATCCGCAACCTGACCGACATCGACGACAAGCTGCTGGTCAAGTCGTGCGAGCAGGACCGCCCGTTCTGGTCGATCGCGTACGAGAACGAGGTCGTCCTGGCCGCCGCGTACCGGACGCTCAACGTGCTGCCACCGACGTACGAGCCGCGCGCCACCGGGCACGTCCCGGAAATGCACGAGCTGATCGCCACGCTGATCGAGAAGGGGCACGCCTACCCGGCCCCCGACGGCTCCGGGGACGTCTACTTCGACGTGGCATCCTGGCCGACGTACGGTGAGCTCTCCGGCCAGTCGCCGGACGACATGCAGTCCGCCGGGGACGCCCCGGACCGGGGCAAGCGCGACCCGCGCGACTTCGCGCTCTGGAAGGGCGCCAAGCCCGACGAGCCGGCGGACGCCTACTGGCCGTCGCCGTGGGGGCGGGGCCGCCCCGGCTGGCACATCGAGTGCTCGGCGATGTGCTGGCGTTACCTCGGTGCCGAGTTCGACATCCACGGCGGCGGTCTCGACCTGACCTTCCCGCACCACGAGAACGAGATCGCCCAGTCGAAGGCCGCCGGCCTGCCGTTCGCCCGCTTCTGGGTGCACCACGGCCTGCTCAGCCTCGGCGGGGCGAAGATGGGCAAGTCGCTCGGCAACGCCCTCGACCTGGCGTACGTGGAGTCGCTCGGGGTGCGTCCGGTCGAGCTGCGCTACTACTTCGCCTCGGCGCACTACCGTTCCCGCATCGACTACACCGAGGACGCGCTGCGTGAGTCGGCGACCGCGTACCGGCGGATCGAGGGCTTCGTGCAGCGGGCCGCCGAGCGGGTCGGCGCGGGCGTGTCCGGCGAGCTGCCGGCGGCGTTCACCGCCGCGATGGACGACGACCTGAACACGTCCGCCGCGCTGGCCGTGCTGCACGACGTCCTCCGGGACGGGAACACCGCGCTGGCCGGCGGGGACGATGTGACGGTCCGCACCACGCTCGCCGCCGTACGCGCGATGCTGGATATCCTCGGCGTTGACCCCCTGGACGACGCCTGGACGGACGGCGGTCGCGATGACGACCTGCGTGGCGTGGTGGATGCCCTGATCGCGTTGGCCCTGGAGCAGCGCGCCCAGGCCCGCAGCCGCAAGGACTGGGCCGCCGCCGACGCGGTACGCGACCAGCTCAAGCAGGCTGGCGTGGTGGTTGAGGACACCCCCCAGGGCCCCCGTTGGACTATTGGAGAGCAGGACTGA
- a CDS encoding DUF397 domain-containing protein encodes MDLTGAHWRKSSRSGQNDMCVEVATNLPGLVGVRDSKDPAGPALTFDPYAWRVFLATLPR; translated from the coding sequence ATGGACCTGACCGGCGCCCACTGGCGCAAGAGCAGCCGCAGCGGGCAGAACGACATGTGCGTCGAGGTGGCGACGAACCTGCCCGGCCTGGTCGGGGTGCGCGACAGCAAGGACCCGGCCGGCCCGGCGCTCACCTTCGACCCGTACGCCTGGCGGGTCTTCCTCGCGACGCTGCCGCGCTGA
- a CDS encoding S8 family serine peptidase has protein sequence MSKRFTAGAVATATALALTVTGAVSPASAEQTVASTFTVVAEEGVSADAAVAAIRAAGGTVVSRTDAVGIFQVTSDRADFASRATAAGALLGVAQQKAIGRKPKLDRVEQEHLLAAAKKAAKGTAKKKPGTGMDPLDDKLWGLEMIRADKSRMFEPGDRRVKVGVLDTGVDASNPDIAPNFDWSLSRNFAPDLVDVDGPCEVASCLDPVGTDDNGHGTHVAGTIGAAANGFGVSGVAPNVTLVELKGGQDSGYFFLGPVVNSLMHAADNGLDVVNMSFYVDPWLYNCTANPADSPEAQAEQRATIAAMQRTLTYAHRKGVTLVGALGNNNEDLGAPRTDVGSPNYGPVAPYPRPIDNGSCWDLPAEGPHVIGVSSLGPSYKKSDFSNWGTEQISVAAPGGWFRDGFGTDSFRTDANMILSAYPKHVLQEEGSVDADGNIVPGAETFVFKECKTNGECGYYTYLQGTSMAAPHAAGVTALIVSKFGKQDRHGGFGLDPALVEQHLYRTAAERACPEPRLQQYRNEGRDATYDAYCAGGTNFNGFYGYGIVDAYAAVKTPLKSNARP, from the coding sequence GTGAGCAAGCGCTTCACCGCCGGTGCCGTCGCTACCGCAACGGCGCTGGCACTCACGGTGACCGGCGCGGTCAGCCCGGCCAGCGCCGAGCAGACCGTCGCCAGTACGTTCACCGTCGTCGCGGAGGAGGGTGTCTCTGCCGACGCCGCGGTCGCCGCCATCCGGGCTGCCGGTGGCACGGTGGTCTCCCGTACCGACGCGGTCGGTATCTTCCAGGTCACCAGCGACCGGGCCGACTTCGCCTCCCGGGCCACCGCCGCCGGTGCCCTGCTCGGTGTGGCGCAGCAGAAGGCCATCGGCCGCAAGCCCAAGCTGGACCGGGTCGAGCAGGAGCACCTGCTGGCCGCGGCGAAGAAGGCGGCGAAGGGCACCGCGAAGAAGAAGCCCGGGACCGGGATGGACCCGCTCGACGACAAGCTCTGGGGCCTGGAGATGATCCGGGCCGACAAGTCCCGGATGTTCGAGCCCGGTGACCGGCGGGTGAAGGTCGGTGTCCTGGACACCGGTGTCGATGCCAGCAACCCCGACATCGCGCCCAACTTCGACTGGTCGCTGTCGCGCAACTTCGCCCCTGACCTGGTGGACGTCGACGGCCCGTGCGAGGTGGCGAGCTGCCTCGACCCGGTGGGAACCGACGACAACGGGCACGGCACCCACGTCGCCGGCACGATCGGCGCGGCGGCCAACGGCTTCGGCGTCTCCGGCGTCGCCCCGAACGTGACCCTGGTGGAGCTCAAGGGTGGTCAGGACTCGGGGTACTTCTTCCTCGGGCCGGTGGTCAACTCGCTGATGCACGCGGCGGACAACGGTCTCGACGTGGTCAACATGTCGTTCTACGTCGACCCGTGGCTCTACAACTGCACCGCCAACCCGGCCGACTCGCCGGAGGCGCAGGCCGAGCAGCGGGCCACCATCGCGGCGATGCAGCGGACCCTGACCTACGCGCACCGCAAGGGCGTCACCCTGGTCGGTGCGCTCGGCAACAACAACGAGGACCTCGGCGCTCCGCGCACCGACGTGGGCAGCCCGAACTACGGTCCGGTCGCGCCGTACCCGCGGCCGATCGACAACGGGAGCTGCTGGGACCTGCCGGCCGAGGGCCCGCACGTGATCGGTGTGTCGTCGCTCGGCCCGTCGTACAAGAAGTCGGACTTCTCGAACTGGGGCACCGAGCAGATCTCCGTCGCCGCGCCGGGTGGCTGGTTCCGGGACGGCTTCGGTACGGACTCGTTCCGTACCGACGCCAACATGATCCTGTCGGCGTACCCGAAGCACGTGCTCCAGGAGGAGGGCTCTGTCGACGCGGACGGCAACATCGTCCCCGGTGCCGAGACCTTCGTCTTCAAGGAGTGCAAGACCAACGGTGAGTGCGGCTACTACACCTACCTCCAGGGCACCTCGATGGCCGCGCCGCACGCCGCCGGGGTCACCGCGCTGATCGTCAGCAAGTTCGGCAAGCAGGACCGTCACGGCGGCTTCGGCCTGGACCCGGCCCTGGTCGAGCAGCACCTCTACCGTACGGCCGCCGAGCGGGCCTGCCCGGAGCCGCGGCTCCAGCAGTACCGCAACGAGGGCCGGGACGCGACCTACGACGCGTACTGCGCCGGTGGGACCAACTTCAACGGCTTCTATGGCTACGGCATTGTCGACGCCTACGCCGCCGTGAAGACCCCGCTCAAGTCGAACGCCCGTCCGTAG
- a CDS encoding IclR family transcriptional regulator: MAPDRPGSGPTQPVAATTPGRRFTEPAGSGGAGRPGETSQTLDRGLRLLHLVADAAGGLTVTEAAHRLGIGRAAVYRLVSALTEHGMLRRDSAGRLRLGAGVLHLARRAQPLLAEGAMPALRRLAEQAGATAHLTVVEGDEGVALAVVEPSWTAFHVAYRTGSRHPLERGAAGRAILAGRAGSAGPVTTEGELQPGAYGVAAPVLGVPGLEASVGVVALAPLETATVGGQVLAAATTIARALS; the protein is encoded by the coding sequence ATCGCACCCGACCGCCCCGGCAGCGGACCCACGCAGCCCGTCGCGGCCACCACACCCGGTCGGCGGTTCACCGAACCGGCCGGCAGCGGCGGAGCCGGTCGTCCTGGGGAAACGTCGCAGACCCTCGACCGGGGGCTACGCCTGCTGCACCTGGTCGCCGACGCGGCGGGCGGACTGACCGTCACCGAGGCCGCGCACCGGCTGGGCATCGGCCGGGCAGCCGTATACCGGCTGGTCAGCGCACTGACCGAGCATGGCATGCTGCGCCGCGACAGCGCCGGCCGGCTGCGCCTCGGTGCCGGGGTGCTGCACCTGGCCCGCCGCGCCCAGCCGCTGCTCGCCGAGGGTGCGATGCCCGCGCTGCGCCGGCTGGCCGAGCAGGCCGGGGCGACCGCACACCTGACCGTGGTGGAGGGAGACGAGGGCGTCGCTCTGGCCGTGGTCGAGCCGAGTTGGACGGCGTTCCACGTGGCGTACCGGACGGGTTCCCGGCACCCGCTGGAGCGCGGCGCCGCAGGGCGGGCCATCCTCGCCGGCCGGGCCGGGTCCGCCGGCCCGGTGACCACCGAGGGCGAGCTGCAACCCGGCGCGTACGGGGTGGCTGCGCCGGTGCTCGGCGTACCCGGACTGGAGGCGAGCGTCGGCGTGGTGGCGCTGGCCCCACTGGAGACCGCCACGGTCGGCGGGCAGGTCCTCGCCGCTGCCACCACCATCGCCCGCGCCCTCTCCTGA
- a CDS encoding pyridoxamine 5'-phosphate oxidase family protein: MSVVPDGEVLTRLDRERNVWFCTLRPDGPPHVTPVWFVYLDGRWWICTAARNRKVRNVAADPRVSLALEDGRAPVVAEGTVAIHRESFPAEVVAAFRAKYGWDVTGSDGPEGGNVLLQVTVTRWLLAGSVD; encoded by the coding sequence GTGTCGGTGGTTCCCGACGGCGAGGTGCTGACCCGGCTCGACCGGGAGCGCAACGTCTGGTTCTGCACCCTTCGTCCCGACGGCCCGCCGCACGTGACGCCGGTGTGGTTCGTCTACCTCGACGGCCGGTGGTGGATCTGCACCGCCGCCCGTAACCGCAAGGTCCGCAACGTGGCGGCCGACCCCCGGGTCTCACTGGCATTGGAGGACGGGCGGGCCCCGGTGGTCGCCGAGGGCACGGTGGCGATCCACCGCGAGTCCTTCCCCGCCGAGGTGGTGGCGGCCTTCCGGGCGAAGTACGGCTGGGACGTCACCGGCTCGGACGGGCCCGAGGGCGGCAATGTCCTGCTCCAGGTCACCGTCACCCGCTGGCTCCTCGCCGGTTCGGTCGACTGA
- a CDS encoding fumarate hydratase: MSSAAAFTYAPLLPTGPDQTEYRLITDEGVDVVNGPGGRRFLTVDPAALTALTAEAMHDIAHFLRPAHLAQLQSIIDDPAASPNDRFVALDLLRNANIAAGGVLPMCQDTGTAIVMGKRGRHVLTDGTDAEAISRGVYQAYTKLNLRYSQLAPLTMWDERNTGSNLPAQVEIYAEDPDGHPDAYKFLFMAKGGGSANKSYLYQETKALLNPTRMMQFLEEKLRLIGTSACPPYHLAIVIGGTSAEYALKTAKYASAKYLDALPTEGSMTAHGFRDLELEAQVLELTRNFGIGAQFGGRYFCHDVRVVRLPRHGASCPVAIAVSCSADRQAVAKITPSGVWLERLETDPARFLPDVTDETLETEEVVRVDLNRPMDEIRAELSKYPVKTRLSLTGPLVVARDIAHAKIAERLDAGEPMPQYLRDHAVYYAGPAKTPEGYASGSFGPTTAGRMDAYVEKFQAAGGSLVMLAKGNRSAQVTRSCDQHGGFYLGSIGGPAARLAQDCIKHVEVLEYQELGMEAVWKIEVEDFPAFIVVDDKGNDFFAEVTKPVLTVGRR; encoded by the coding sequence ATGAGCAGTGCCGCCGCGTTCACCTACGCCCCCTTGCTGCCGACCGGCCCCGACCAGACCGAGTACCGCCTGATCACCGACGAGGGCGTCGACGTCGTCAACGGTCCGGGTGGCCGCCGGTTCCTCACCGTGGACCCGGCCGCGCTCACCGCGCTGACCGCCGAGGCGATGCACGACATCGCGCACTTCCTGCGCCCGGCCCACCTGGCCCAGCTCCAGTCGATCATCGACGATCCGGCGGCGTCGCCGAACGACCGCTTCGTCGCGCTGGACCTGCTGCGCAACGCGAACATCGCGGCCGGCGGCGTGCTGCCGATGTGCCAGGACACCGGCACCGCCATCGTGATGGGCAAGCGCGGCCGGCACGTGCTCACCGACGGCACCGACGCGGAGGCGATCTCCCGGGGCGTCTACCAGGCGTACACGAAGCTCAACCTGCGCTACTCCCAGCTCGCCCCGCTGACCATGTGGGATGAGCGGAACACCGGCAGCAACCTCCCGGCACAGGTGGAGATCTACGCCGAGGACCCGGACGGCCACCCGGACGCGTACAAGTTCCTCTTCATGGCCAAGGGCGGCGGCTCGGCCAACAAGTCGTACCTCTACCAGGAAACCAAGGCGCTGCTGAACCCGACGCGGATGATGCAGTTCCTGGAGGAGAAGCTGCGGCTCATCGGCACCTCGGCCTGCCCGCCGTACCACCTGGCCATCGTCATCGGCGGCACCTCCGCCGAGTACGCGCTGAAGACCGCCAAGTACGCCTCCGCCAAGTACCTCGACGCGCTGCCCACCGAGGGCTCGATGACCGCGCACGGCTTCCGGGACCTGGAGCTGGAGGCGCAGGTGCTGGAGCTGACCCGCAACTTCGGCATCGGCGCACAGTTCGGCGGGCGGTACTTCTGCCACGACGTACGGGTGGTCCGGCTGCCCCGGCACGGGGCGTCCTGCCCGGTCGCCATCGCGGTCTCCTGCTCGGCCGACCGGCAGGCGGTCGCCAAGATCACCCCGTCGGGCGTGTGGCTGGAGCGCCTCGAAACCGACCCGGCCCGCTTCCTGCCCGACGTCACCGACGAGACCCTGGAGACCGAGGAGGTCGTCCGGGTCGACCTGAACCGGCCGATGGACGAGATCCGCGCCGAGCTGTCGAAGTACCCGGTGAAGACCCGGCTCTCGCTGACCGGCCCCCTGGTGGTTGCCCGGGACATCGCCCACGCCAAGATCGCCGAGCGGCTGGACGCGGGCGAGCCGATGCCGCAGTACCTGCGCGACCACGCCGTCTACTACGCCGGCCCGGCCAAGACCCCCGAGGGGTACGCCTCCGGCTCGTTCGGCCCCACCACCGCCGGCCGGATGGACGCCTACGTGGAGAAGTTCCAGGCGGCCGGCGGATCGCTGGTGATGCTGGCCAAGGGCAACCGCTCCGCCCAGGTCACCCGCTCCTGCGACCAGCACGGCGGCTTCTACCTCGGCTCGATCGGCGGCCCGGCCGCCCGGCTCGCCCAGGACTGCATCAAGCACGTCGAGGTCCTGGAGTACCAGGAGCTGGGCATGGAGGCGGTCTGGAAGATCGAGGTGGAGGACTTCCCGGCCTTCATCGTGGTCGACGACAAGGGCAACGACTTCTTCGCCGAGGTCACCAAGCCCGTCCTCACCGTCGGCCGCCGCTGA
- a CDS encoding GNAT family N-acetyltransferase — protein MTDDPEPGGTLLETERLRLRRFTLADLDHLVALDSDPEVMRYLTGGRPTPLPVVRDQVLPRLLGEYDRWPGLGRWAATDRTDGTFLGWFALDPPADPSPEPAADPAADSATDPSTDPAPDPPADPAAGRPQTELGRHLTQAELGYRLRRSVWGRGLATEGSRALVHYAFRHLGLRRVWAQTMAVNLRSRRVMEKAGLRYVRTFHLTWDDPIPGSKHGEVEYEILRSEC, from the coding sequence ATGACCGACGACCCGGAGCCGGGCGGGACATTGCTGGAGACCGAGCGTCTCCGGCTGCGCCGGTTCACCTTGGCCGACCTTGATCACCTCGTCGCGCTGGACAGCGACCCGGAGGTGATGCGTTACCTCACCGGCGGCCGGCCCACCCCGCTGCCGGTGGTGCGCGACCAGGTGCTGCCCCGGCTGCTCGGCGAGTACGACCGCTGGCCCGGCCTCGGTCGTTGGGCGGCGACCGACCGCACCGACGGCACCTTCCTCGGCTGGTTCGCCCTCGACCCACCCGCCGACCCATCCCCGGAGCCGGCAGCCGACCCAGCCGCCGATTCGGCCACCGACCCATCTACGGATCCGGCCCCCGACCCACCCGCCGATCCGGCCGCCGGCCGCCCGCAGACCGAGCTGGGCCGCCACCTCACGCAGGCCGAACTGGGCTACCGGCTCCGGCGTTCGGTGTGGGGCCGGGGGCTTGCCACCGAGGGATCCCGAGCTCTCGTCCACTATGCCTTCAGACATCTTGGGCTCCGGCGGGTCTGGGCGCAGACCATGGCCGTCAACCTGCGGTCCCGGCGGGTCATGGAAAAAGCGGGCCTACGGTACGTCCGCACTTTCCACCTCACCTGGGACGACCCCATTCCGGGCTCCAAGCACGGAGAGGTCGAGTACGAGATTCTCCGCTCCGAGTGTTAG